tgcaggtacagttggcagtaaagaaagcaaatggcatgttggccttcatagcgagaggatttgagtataggagcagggaggttttactacagttgtacagggccttggtgagaccacaccttgagtattgtgtgcagttttggtctcctaatctgaggaaggacattcttgctattgagggagtgcagcgaaggttcaccaggctgattcccaggatggcaggactgacatatgaaaaaagactggatcgacgaggcttatattcactggaatttagaaaaatgagaggggatttcatagaagcatataaaattctgacgggattggacaggttagatgcaggaagaatgttcccgatgttggggaagtccagaaccagggctcacagtctaaagataaggggtaagtcatctaggactgagatgaggagaaactttttcacccagagaattgtgaacctgtggaattctccaccacagaaagttgttgagtccagttcattggatatattcaaaagggaattggatgtggcccttacggctaaagggatcagtgggtatggagagaaggcaggaagtgggtactgaagttgcatgatcagccatgatcatattgaatggtggtgcaggctcaaagagtcgaatggcctgctcctgcacctattttctatgtttctatacgattggccttcctgatcacttgctgtatttgcattctatccttttgcgtttcaagcacaagtaccaccagatcctgctgtactgcggcagtttgcaatctttctccatttaaataataacttgctctttgattttttttctgccaaagtgcatgacctcacacttttcaacattatactccatctgccaaatttttgcccactcacttagcctgtctatgtccttttgcagattttgtgtcctcctcacactttgcttttcctcccatctttgtatcatcagcaaacttggctacgttacactcagtcccttcttccaagtcattaatatagattgtaaatagttggggtcccagcactgatccctgcggcttcaccccactagttactgattgccaaccagagaatgaaccatttatcctgactctctgttttcagttagttagccaatcctctatgcctgctaatagattacccccaaccccatgaacttttatcttgtgcagtaaccttttatgtggcaccttgtcaaatgccttctggaagtccaaatacaccacatccactggttcctctttacccaccctgttcgttacatccttgaagaactccagcaaatttgtcaaacatgacttccccttcataaatccatgctgactctgcctgactgaattatgcttttgcaaaatgtcctgctactgcttctttaataatggactccaacattttcccaaccacagatgttaggctaactggtctatagtttcctgctttttgtctgcctcctttttaaaatttttaaacatttgtagttttccaatctgctgggacctccccagaatccagggaattttggtaagatCCATGTGATCTCCATCAGATTGTCTCTTAATGTATGGAAGATCCGTGTGATCCTTCCCGTCAAATTTTCTTGTTCTGCACTTGGAAATACTTAATACTCAGGTGGTCACTGCACTAATTTGCCCCACTGAATCTACATTACCTGCTCTGCAGAGGATTGATTTTTCTCATTTCCCATTAACATTATTAATCTGTTTACTGATGTGTTTTTCTCTGTAGGGCTCACATTGTGGGACTTAGACACACTGGGAAAAGACCTTGCTGTACGATCTCAGCCTAACACAGAGTTTCACATCATTGCCTCCGACTCCATTGAGAATAAAGCCTCTGCACTGAATGTGGACGCATCATTGAAAGCAAGTTTCTTGGGTGGATTGATAGAGGTGGATGGGTCTGCGAAATATCTCAACGACACAAAGAATTCGAAGCAACAGGCCCAAGTGACCCTTCAGTACCAAACAACAACCAGGTTTGAACAGCTGACAATGAGTCACTTGGGGCGGCAGAATGTAACCTACCCGTATGTGTTTGATGAAGGGACAGCAACTCACGTGGTTACAGCAGTGCTGTATGGGGCTCAGGCTTTCTTTGTGTTTGATCGAGAGGTCTCTTCAGCAGAGACCCTACAGGATATTCAGGGTAACCTGCAGGTGACAATTAAATTTATTCCTCAGATTGCTATTGAGGGTCAGGCCTCCCTAAAAATGACAGACGAACAAAAATCAAATGCCCAGAAATTCAGCTGCACCTTTTATGGGGATTTCTCACTGGAAAACAATCCCACCACATTCCAAGATGCCATCAAAATCTACTCCAGCCTCCCAAAGTTACTGGGCCCAAATAAAGAGCACGCAGTGCCCATGAGAGTCTGGCTCTACCCCCTCAACAAACTGGACTCCAAAGCTGCTCAGCTGGTACGAGAGATCAGTATCGGACTGGTCAATCGCTCCCAGTCTGTGCTGGAGCAGCTCAATGGGACAGTGATGAGATGCAATGATATGATGAGAGACAATATCACCATTAAACTGCCAGAGATTGGGGACTGCATACTGAAATTCCGAGAGATGTGTCAGGAGTACAAATTGATTTTCCAGAAGACTttagcgagagtgttgccacgtatccgtggaggtggggaggaggaagggTTACTGGTGGATATTCTGAAGAACCAGGAACAGTCACCATTCAAACACCAGTCAGTGATCAAATGGCTGGATGACAAGGAGCGAGAAATTAACACAGTGAGATCTTACCTCATGACATTGAAAGATATACAGGTTGTGAAATCAAGCAGCGAGTTGGATAGAGAAGTGTTGGATCCAGTGACAGAATATGTGGTCTGCTTCACATTCACATCACTGTATCACAAGGATTTCTACCTGTCAGAAGCAGCCAGCTACCTACAATCTCACACAGCTGAGATAATGCAGATACCAAATCCTGCTAACCAGGTTCGAGCAGAACATGACAACCAGCAGTGGTTTAAATCCACGTCTGTATCCCAGAGGATGAGGGAGTGTGCTCACTTATTCCTGGATTTTGCCACAGCTAATAGAGCACAAGGTAAAACAAAGTTCATTGTTGCTTCTGTGCAGGATGACAGTAATGTAGGAGCATCGATTTATCTGTATGAGGGAGGGTTTGTGGTGAGCTACTGCTTCGAACCCCCGTCAAGGCCGGAGAGACCTGTGGTTAGTGGAACAACACATGACAGTGTGACACTCCAATTACTGCCACCAAGATACGGTGCTGGTGAGATTGTTGGGTACAAGGTGGAGTACCGAGCTACCCAACAGGAGGAATGGGCAACGGTGGATACAACTGATAAATCCGACTCCTTCACAATACCTGGGTTACAGCCACACCGGGAGTATCAATTCCAATATAGAGCAGTGACCAAGGCAGGGGTCAGCATGGCCAGTGATAGTTACAGTGTCAGCACACTTCCTACAAGTCCACCAAGTAAACCTTCAACACTCCAGGTCCACTGGTTTGATGCAATACTCACCTGGGCCAGGCCGACTGAGATTGGAGCTGGTGTTGATATTGTTCGGTACAGGATAGAATATAGAGAAGGAAAGGCAGTTACCTCCATCACGGAGAATGGATTATGGGAGGAAATAAAGACAACAGACAGTGAATGTCGTTATACTTTAGAGGGATTGAAACCCAAGACATCCTATAGTGTGCGAGTGTCTGCAGACTGTAGAGAAGGTGGTTCTAGTGCACCAAGTCATGAGGTTTTAATAGAAACAAAAAGTGAACCGAAGAGTCTAGCTGGGAAAC
The DNA window shown above is from Pristiophorus japonicus isolate sPriJap1 chromosome 19, sPriJap1.hap1, whole genome shotgun sequence and carries:
- the LOC139230595 gene encoding uncharacterized protein; translation: MTHGKKVTIELAALGRPFQLGMLYDCRSDSLIPGLTLWDLDTLGKDLAVRSQPNTEFHIIASDSIENKASALNVDASLKASFLGGLIEVDGSAKYLNDTKNSKQQAQVTLQYQTTTRFEQLTMSHLGRQNVTYPYVFDEGTATHVVTAVLYGAQAFFVFDREVSSAETLQDIQGNLQVTIKFIPQIAIEGQASLKMTDEQKSNAQKFSCTFYGDFSLENNPTTFQDAIKIYSSLPKLLGPNKEHAVPMRVWLYPLNKLDSKAAQLVREISIGLVNRSQSVLEQLNGTVMRCNDMMRDNITIKLPEIGDCILKFREMCQEYKLIFQKTLARVLPRIRGGGEEEGLLVDILKNQEQSPFKHQSVIKWLDDKEREINTVRSYLMTLKDIQVVKSSSELDREVLDPVTEYVVCFTFTSLYHKDFYLSEAASYLQSHTAEIMQIPNPANQVRAEHDNQQWFKSTSVSQRMRECAHLFLDFATANRAQGKTKFIVASVQDDSNVGASIYLYEGGFVVSYCFEPPSRPERPVVSGTTHDSVTLQLLPPRYGAGEIVGYKVEYRATQQEEWATVDTTDKSDSFTIPGLQPHREYQFQYRAVTKAGVSMASDSYSVSTLPTSPPSKPSTLQVHWFDAILTWARPTEIGAGVDIVRYRIEYREGKAVTSITENGLWEEIKTTDSECRYTLEGLKPKTSYSVRVSADCREGGSSAPSHEVLIETKSEPKSLAGKLCRVSKLTDSGNPSIYTLYLKKKQLDKAGHRVKCSFGKPTTKCSVRTIMVLGATGAGKTTLINGMINYILGVEWEDNFRYKLIDEETGRSQAESQTSSITAYELHHQKGFKIDYSLTIIDTPGFGDTRGITRDQSITDQIQQFFTSPDGVDQIDAVCFVVQASLARLTHAQKYIFDSILSIFGKDIAENIRILVTFADGKVPPVLEAINVAEVPCPKDKKGRPVHFKFNNSAIFAPSSASGNSANKRSADAGDEEEEEEEEDDNFDAMFWKMGSSSMKKFFAALSKMETKSLRLTKEVLVERRQLETAVAGLQPQIKAGLLTMEEIRKTQQALNQHQVELDANKDFEYELEVTVAVKEDISGTGNYITNCQKCNFSCHYPCAYANDADKRQCSAMDRNGNCRVCPNKCIWSIHYNMQYRFEYVIRKEKRTYSELKAQYEKAFGEQMTHQKIMEKLQQELAIVRDNVLLLIEKSSQSILRLEKIALRPNPLSTPDYISLLIQTEKEEVKPGYLERIQSLNAVKERAELIAKVAKGEGLFPEDWKHQPGQGSKSVAEKPKGMFANFCNWIKR